The DNA sequence GCTATGTCAAATTAACCGGGATATCTATTATCGTTAGTATTATCTGTTGTCTTATATCTTATACTTTAAAACATTTAACAGGACAGGTACAAGAATACCTCTTTGAACAAATTATAGCCACGGAAAACAAATTGTTAATCTTTTTACCAAGTGTAGGTATTACAACAATCTACTTCCTACGTAAATATTTCTTTCAGAACAGAAAAAATAAAGGAATTAAAGAAATATATACTACCCTGGAAACAAGAAAAGATCATCTTCCTTTTTTTAAAATACCTTCTCATTGTGTTAATGGCTTTTTAACAGTGATTTTCGGAGGATCTACAGGAGTAGAAGTATCAACAGTAGTTGCCACCGCAACAGTTGGTAATCAGGCCTACAAACATTTGCATAGTGCTTGGGCCTACAAGACGGAACTGATATGTGCAGGTATTATAGCGGGTGTAACCGTACTCTTTGGAAGTGCGCTGGGCGGTTTTTTATTTGCATTTGAAGTTATTGCACGTAAATACAATAAAACCTTACTGATCAGTGGAATTAGTTCGATGATTGTAGCTCATCTATTTGTACATTTTTATGACTCAAATCCACTATTTACATTTAAGGTACAGGACTGGCGTTGGCAATCCATACCTTTTGCTATGATACTAAGTTTAATCGGAGGTATATTTGCGCTTTATTTTACGAAAATTGTCATCTACGCAAAAACATTTTTTGGTGGGATTAACAACAATTTCATCCGTGTAAATTTAGGTGCTATAACTGTTGGGGTATTTATCTTTTTTCTTCCGGCTTTATATGGTGATAGTTATCACGGACTTGGTAAAATCCTCGAATGTAGTTCGTACGACATCGTTAATCTCGCATATTTAATTCCTCTGGTTTTGCTTATCTTCATAAAGCCATTGGCGGCTTCCCTCACTCTCGGTGCAGGCGGTGACGGCGGTGTATTTGCCCCTAGTATTGTTACAGGAGCGTTTTTAGGGGTATTTTTTGCCCAATTCTGCAACCATTATTTAGGTACCAATCTTGTGATTATTAATTTTGCGTTATTTGGAGCAGCTGCCATGCTTTCCGCAGCTATTCACGCCCCTCTTACTGCCATGTTTATTATTTCCAGTATAGTACCGTCTGGATATCTATTGCTGTTTCCTTTGTTCATCAGTAGTGTTATTTCTAAAATTCTGGCAAAGAAAATCTATCCTTACAATGTGTATACTTACAAAGAATTTTCAAGCAGCCGGAACGTAATAAATTGATTAAAAGTACCGTACGATATTTAAATACAACAATCATATCAATAACATCTTCTTTGTTTATATTGGATTATTACATTTACTAAAAAATTAATTTGCAAAAACTCTACAACTACAAGTGATTAAATATTAAAATCGGGGTTACTAATTCCTTTTTGATTTGGCTCAAACGA is a window from the Chryseobacterium indologenes genome containing:
- a CDS encoding chloride channel protein, producing the protein MQGNTAYRKKIIRSSYVKLTGISIIVSIICCLISYTLKHLTGQVQEYLFEQIIATENKLLIFLPSVGITTIYFLRKYFFQNRKNKGIKEIYTTLETRKDHLPFFKIPSHCVNGFLTVIFGGSTGVEVSTVVATATVGNQAYKHLHSAWAYKTELICAGIIAGVTVLFGSALGGFLFAFEVIARKYNKTLLISGISSMIVAHLFVHFYDSNPLFTFKVQDWRWQSIPFAMILSLIGGIFALYFTKIVIYAKTFFGGINNNFIRVNLGAITVGVFIFFLPALYGDSYHGLGKILECSSYDIVNLAYLIPLVLLIFIKPLAASLTLGAGGDGGVFAPSIVTGAFLGVFFAQFCNHYLGTNLVIINFALFGAAAMLSAAIHAPLTAMFIISSIVPSGYLLLFPLFISSVISKILAKKIYPYNVYTYKEFSSSRNVIN